The Halobacterium hubeiense genome contains the following window.
GGTACATCGCGTAAATCACCGGCGCGCTCGGATTGATGGTGAACGAGGTCGATACCTCCGAGAGGTCGATGCCGTCGAACAGAATCTCCATGTCGCGGAGCGTGTCGACGGCGACGCCCTCCTTGCCGACTTCGCCGAGGCTCATCGGGTCGTCGCTGTCCAGCCCCATCAGGGAGGGCATGTCGAAGGCCGTCGAGAGGCCGGTCTGGCCCTCGTCGATGAGGTAGTGGAAGCGCTCGTTGGTCTCCTCGGCGGTGCCGAAGCCCGCGAACTGCCGCATCGTCCAGGTGCGGCCGCGGTAGCCCGTGGGGTAGACGCCCCGAGTGTACGGGAACTCCCCGGGGAACCCGAGGTCCTCCGTGTAGTCGAGGTCCGTGACGTCCTCCGGGGTGTACAGTCGCTCGACTTCCACGTTGGAGACGGTGGCGAACCGCTCCTTGCGCTCGCCGTACGCGTCCAGCACGGGGTCGAGAGTGTCGTCCTCCCAGTCCTCCCGGGCGTCGCGGATGGCGGCGAGCTCCTCGTCGTCGAACATGCCACCAAATCTTGCCGGGAGATTCATTAAGGAATCGGTGGTATCGGTGGCGTGGCCGAGCGCAGCGAGGCCACGTCATCGAGAGTAGCGAGGGACGAGGTCCCTCGGACCGTTCGAGCGGGCGAAGCCTGCGAGAAGACGGCGGTCGCGGGGAGCCGCGAGCGGCGTCGACGTTCGAAGCGAGCCGTGAGTGGGGCGCGTACGCGGCTACCGATTCACTGCAGGCGCTCGATGGTCTCCACCAGCGGATGGTGGGCGTAGTCCACGACGTCGATGTCCGAAATCGACTCCAGCCCCTCCTTGTCGGCGGTGCGGGCCATCCCGAGGTCGACGCGGCGCTCCAGGGCGATGACGTAGGCGTCCATCTCCTCGATGCCCGCGCGCTCGGCGGCCATCACGCGGTGGTGGCCGTCCGCCAGCAGGAGTTCGACGCCGCCGTTGTCGATGACGACCAGCGGCTCCGCGAGCCCGTGTTCGAGCTCGTACTGGCGCCCCTCCAGCTCGTCGGCGTACACCTTCCCCTGCGTTGGCACCAGCTCGTCCAACTGGACGGTGCGGCGCTCCTCCGTGGCCTCGATGCCGTGAATCGTCTCCAGCGTGCGCTGGAGCTTCCCGACCTTCTCCGGGGTGGCGCGCTCTATCTGCGAGCGGATGACGTCGGAGTTCGAGATGATGCCGACGAGGTTGCCCGCGTCGTCGACCACCGGGAGCTTCTGGATGCCCGACCGGAGGATGACCCGCGCGGCGTCCGTCACCTTCATCTCCGGGTGGGCGACGATGAGCTCGTCGCTCATCACCTTGAACACGAGCTCGTCCGGCTCGGAGAGCAGGAGGTCGCGCGCGGAGACGAACCCCTCGACGCGTCGCCCCTCGGTCACCGGGAAGCCGTTGTGCTCGCTCTCGGAGATGCGCGTCGCGACGTCGCGCACCGTGTCGTCCGGGGAGACGGTCGCGACGTCCCGAGTCATGTAGTCGTCGACCGTGGGTTTCGCGCCGTTGTGGTCGAGGGCCGAATCCATCACGTGTCCGTTACGCGTCGACCGGCAAAAACTCACCCCCCGCGAATCTCCTCGAAGAACCGCGTCGCCACCACGTCCTCGACCATCTCCGTGAGCGTGTGCTCGGCGTCCTCGCCGACCTCGTCGAACAGCCCCAGCGGGAGCTGCGCGCCGGCCATGTCCGCGTGGCCGCCCGCGCTCCCCAGCTCGCCGAACGCCGACCGCAACACCGCGCCGAGGTCGACGTCGTTGCCGCGGGCGCGCGCCGACACGTAGATGGTGCCGTCGGTGTAGCCGTAGACGAACGTCACCGTCACGCCCCGCATCGCGAGCAAGCGGTCGGCGGCCTGCGCGAGCGTGTCCCGGTCGGAGATGGCGCCGACGCAGGACGCCAGCACGGAGCCGTCGAGTTCGCGGTTCCGGATGCCGCGCGCGATGGTGTCGAGGGTGTCCGCGCTCACCGACGGGCTCTCGATGCGCTCTAAGACGTCGGTGTCCGCGCGGTCCAGCAGCCACGCGCCCGCCTCGAAGTCGTCGGTCGTAATCTCCCGGGCGAAGTCGTCGGTGTCCACGCGGATACCGTACAACAGCGCCGTCGCGACCGCGGTCTCGACGTCGAGGCCGAACCCGCGGACGTACTCCACGAGAATCGTGCTGGCCGCGCCCAGCTCCGGGCGGATGTCCACGAAGTCGGCGTCCACGTCGTCGTTCGGCGGGTGGTGGTCGACGACGATGTCCACGTCCGTCTCGGGGTCGAGCTGGTCGTTGACGCCGGGCGCGGAGTGGTCCACGAGCGCGATGGCGCCGAAGTCGAACTCCTCGCCCGCGGTCACGTTCCGCACTTCGAGGTCGAGGAGGTTGACGAACGCGCGGTTCTCCTGGTGGGAGATCTCCCCGAAGTAACACGCCTCCGTTTCGACGCCGAACTCCTCGGCGATGCGGGAGAGCCCGACCGCGGTCGCGATGGCGTCCGGGTCGGGGTTGTCGTGCATGAACACGCCCAGCGTCCCGTCGATGCCTTCGAGCGTCGCCCGCAGCGCCTGCAGTTTCTCGCCGTCGTCGGCGGTCGCGACCGCCTCGACGTGGTCGAGCACCGCCGCGCCCGGGTCGACGACGCGGTCGGCGACCGCGGCCAGCGCGTCGCGGTCCTCGGCGGTCGCCTCGAACCCGAGGTACGCCACGAGTTCGGCGTCCGGGTAGACCTCGCGGGCGGCCTCCGCGGCCAGCCGGTTCGCGGCCGCGCCGTCGGTCGCCACCACGACCACGTCGACGTCGCGCTCCAGCCCGCTAATCTCGGCCGGGTCGGTGACGTCCCGGACCTCGGCGGCGACCTTCTCGTTGCGCAGCGACTCCACGCGGCTCGCGTCGCCGTCCAGCACGAACAGCTCGCCGCGGCGCTGTGAGAGGTGCTCGACGACGGCGTGGCCGGTCGTGCCGCAACCGAGCACGAGCCGAGAAACCATTCGTTGGCCCGTGATAACTTCCGAATCCGCTAAAAGGTACCGTTGTGCCCCGTTCGCTTACAGCGCGAACAGGACGTCGGCGGCGTGGACGGCGGTCTGCGCGACCGGGTCGAACGCCACCAGCAACACGACCGTCGCGACGGCGGCGGCGACGACGGCGGCGTACAGCCCCGTCGGCGTCCCGTCAAGCGAGAGGTCGTCGCTGGGGTCCTCGATCCAGATGGCTTTCACGACTCGCGAGTAGTAGAACAGCGACAGCGCGCTGTTGATGGCCGCGACGGCCGCGAGCCACGCGAAGCCAGCCTGCACCGTCCCCGCGAACAGCAGGTACTTCGAGAGGAAGCCGCCGCCGACCGGGAGGCCGGCGAGGCTGAACATGAACACGGTCATCGCGACGCACGCCACCGGAGCGCGGGTCGCGAGGCCGTTGTAGTCCTCGAACGTGCGGCCCACGTCCCAGTACTCGACGAGCGCGACGAACAGGAACGCGCCCGTGTTCATGAAGCCGTAGACGAGCAGGTGGGTCATCGACGCGCCGAGCACCCACGAGTTCGCGTCCGCGGCGCCGCTCTGGAGCGCGGCCAGCCCCATCAGCACGTAGCCCGCGTGGCCGATCGAGGAGTACGCGAGCATCCGCTTGACTTCGTCTTGGGTGGCCGCCGCGAAGTTCCCGAGGGTCATCGTGACCACTGCGAGCGCGGCGAACAGGATCGACCAGTCGATGGCCACGGCGGACACGACGTCCAGCGGGAACGCGGTCGTGAACACGCGGAACGCGACCGCGAACCCGGCGGCCTTCGACGCCGACGAGAGGAACGCGCTAATCGGCGCGGGCGCGCCCTCGTAGGCCTCCGGCGCCCAGAAGTGGAACGGCACGGAGGCGGTCTTGTACGCGAAGCCGCCGGCGAGCATCAGGATGCCGAGCCCGAGCACGCCGCCGAACTGGTTGCCGGCGACCTCGGCGGCGATGTCGTCCAGCAGGAGCGTGCCCGTGGTGGCGTACACGAGACTGATGCCGTACGCCATCACCGCGGAGGACAGCGCGCCGATGAGGAAGTACTTCAGGCCGGCTTCGACGCTGCCGCGGTCGGTCTTCAGGAACGAGACGAGCGCGTACGACGGCAGGCTCGCCAGCTCCAGCGCGACGAACACGGTCACGAGGCTGTTGGCCGACGCCATCAGCGACATGCCGGTCGCCGCCAGCAACACCAGCGAGTAGTACTCGGAGACGTGGTCCTCGCCCTCGATGTAGTCGTAGCTGGCGACGACGACGAGCGTGGCGACGCTCGCGACGACGAACGCGAAGAACAGGCTCAACGCGTCCACGACGAGCGCGCCGTCGAACTGCACGAACCGGTAGTCGCCCGAGCCGGCCGAAAGGAACCACACCGCGGTCGCGGCGGCGGCGACGGTGCCGATGGCGCTCACCGACGCCAGCAGCCCGTTCTTCCGCGTGTCGGGCGCGACGATGTCGATGCCGAACAGCACGATGGCGGTCAGCCCGAGCAGAATCTGGGGCGTCAGCGGCGGCAGTTCCACCATCAGAGCTCACCCCCGGTGAGGAAGGCGGTTGCCTCCGGCAGCGAGTCCACCATCGGGTTGACCGCGTCCTGAATCATGCCATAGAACACCTCGGGCACCGTCCCGAGCACGACGACCAGCACCACCAGCACGACGATGGCGACCGCGTCGTGGGGCGCCGCGGGCACGATGTCGTAGTCCGTGTCCGCGCTGAACGGCCCGAAGAGGACGCGCTGCATCGCGAACAGCAGGTAGCCCGCGACGACGACGATGCCGAACATCGCCAGCGCCGTGAACAGCTGGGCGTACGGGAAGGTGGCGCTGAAGCCGCCGAGGAAGATGAACAGCTCGCCGGCGAAGCCCGCCATCAGCGGCAGGCCCATGTAGCCGAACGCCGCGGCGACGAACACCGCGGCGGTCACCGGCATCTTGTCCGCGATGCCGGAGAGGTCGCCGACCATGCGCGTGTGGGCGGCGTTGTAGATGACGCCGACGCACATGAACATCAGCCCCGAGATGAGGCCGTGGGCGACCATCTGGAAGGTCGCGCCGCCGAGCCCCCAGACGTTGTACGCCACGAGCCCGAGAAGCACGTACCCCATCGACGAGACGGAGGAGTACGCGACGATGCGCTTGAGGTCCTGCTGGGCGAGCGCGAGCATCGCGCCGTAAATCACCGACAGGACCGCCAACGCCGCGATGAGCACCGCGTAGTCGCGCGCGACGCCCGGCAGCAGCGTGAAGTTGAACCGCAGCAGCGCGTACGTCCCCATCTTCAGGAGCACCCCCGCCAGCATCACGGAGGCCGGCGTCGGGGCCTGCACGTGGGCGTCCGGCAGCCACGTGTGCAGCGGGACCATCGGGACCTTCACCGCGAACCCGATGAACATCGCGAAGAACGCGACGACCTTCAGCGTCTCCGCGCCGAGGCCGTACGTCGTCTGGAAGTTCCCGGCGTCGAGCGCGGCCGCGATGGCCGGCAGGTCCATCGTCTGGACCGGGAGCGCGAACACGAGCGCCACGAACCCGATGAACATCAGGAGGCTGGCGACGTTCGTGTACACGAAGAACTTGATGGCGGCGTACTTCCGCCGGGGGCCGCCCCAGATGCCGATGAGGAAGTACATCGGCACGAGCACGAACTCCCAGAACACGAACCACACGAAGAAGTCGAGCGCCGTGAACACGCCCAGGAGGCTCGCCAGCATGAACAGCATCAGCGAGTAGAACTGGCTCTGACGCTCCTGAATCGGCGTCCACGCGCTCAGGATGGCCAGCGACGTCAGCAGCGTCGACAGCACGACCAGCGGCATGCTGATGCCGTCGAGGCCGACGTGCCAGTTGAGCGCGTACGGACCGACGCTGATCCACTTCGCGGTCGTCTCGAACGCCAGCGACCCGCTCTCGAAGAGCGCGTTGCCGCTGGCGTTGAACTGTGCGAACATCCAGAGACTCCCCGCGACGGGGAGCAGACTCAGGGCGAACGCCAGCTTGCCCGCCACCTTGTCGGGCGCGAGCATGACGGCGACCGCCGAAACCAACGTGACGGCGATGAGTGCTTCAATCAACATTCAGAACCACCCCCCGAGGAGGCCGAAGGCCACCAGGAGGACGACCAGACTCAGCGTCAACAGGGCGGCGTAGTGCGTCACGAGGCCGTCCTGAATCCGCTTGATGCGGCTGCCGGCGAACAGGCTCACGCTGCTGACGCCGTTGACGACGCCGTCGACGATGCCCTGGTCGAAGGTGTCGGCGGCGCGGGCGAGCGGCAGCGTGACGCCCTCGGCGAGCCACACCTGGTACTCGTCCTGGTAGTAGTTGTTGTACAGTACGGTCTTGACGCCGCCGAGCTTCTCGGTGTGCTCGGTCGGCGAGTCGACGTTGTACAGCACCCACGCGAGGCCGGCGCCGCCGAGCGCGAGCGCCAGCGAGACGGCGCCCGGAACGAGCGGGCCGATGTCCGCGGCGTGGTAGCCGGCGAAGTCCTCGAGCAGGTGGTGGTAGTGCTCGTAGCCGAGCGCGGCGAAGTCGCTGGCCTCCGGAATCACCAGCCACTGGTGGAGGAACTCGATGTGGCGGCCCGTGAGCTCCGCGACCGGCGTCATGTTCACGAGGCCGGTCGTCGCCGCCAGAATCCCGAGGACGACCAGCGGGAGCTTGACGTTCCAGCGGACGCCGTGGGGGTCGCGGGCGGTGTCGCTGCGGGCGTCGCCGTGGAAGGTGAGGAACACCATCCGGAACGTGTAGAAGCCCGTGAAGAAGACCGCGAGCAGGCCCATCGCGTACGCGGCGAGCAGAATCGGGCTGTCGCCGGCGCCGTAGATGAGCGCCTCGTAGAGAATCTCGTCCTTCGACCAGAAGCCGGAGAACGGCACGATGCCGGCCAGCGCGAGGCTGCCGGCGAGGAACGTGTAGTAGGTCACGGGCATCTTCTCCTTGAGGCCGCCCATGTCCCACATGTCCTCGTTGTGGTGCATCGCGATGATGACCGACCCGGCGCCGAGGAACAGCAGCGCCTTGAAGAACGCGTGGGTCATCAGGTGGAAGGTCGCGGCGATGTAGCCGCCGGTGCCGAGCCCGAGCATCATGTAGCCGTACTGGCTGATGGTGGAGTACGCCAGCACCTGCTTGAGCTCGTCCTTGACGACGCCCATCGACGCGGCGAACAGCGCGGTGAACCCGCCGACGAACGCGATAATCGCGAGGACGGTCGGGAGCAGCGCGTAGAAGCCGTACATGCGCGCGACGAGGTAGACGCCGGCCGCCACCATCGTCGCGGCGTGGATGAGCGCGGAGACGGGCGTCGGGCCCTCCATCGCGTCGGGGAGCCACGTGTGCAGCGGGAACTGCGCGGACTTGCCGACGACGCCGCCGAGCACGAGCAGGCCGAGAATCGCGAACCACGTCTGGGCCTTCATGCCGACGACGTCGAGGAACTGCGCGACGTGCTCGGGCATCGTGCCCTCGCCGCCCGCGGCCGCCAGCGCCTGCTCGGCGAGGTGCGGGAAGCTGTGGACGCCCTCGCCGACCGCGACGAACCGCGCGGTGCCGAACGTCGCGAGGATGCCGACGACGCCGATGAGGAAGAAGTAGTCCCCGAAGCGCGTCACGAGGAACGCCTTCTTCGCGGCGCTCGGCGGGCCGGGCTCCCGGAAGTGGAACCCGATGAGCA
Protein-coding sequences here:
- a CDS encoding NADH-quinone oxidoreductase subunit N; translated protein: MVELPPLTPQILLGLTAIVLFGIDIVAPDTRKNGLLASVSAIGTVAAAATAVWFLSAGSGDYRFVQFDGALVVDALSLFFAFVVASVATLVVVASYDYIEGEDHVSEYYSLVLLAATGMSLMASANSLVTVFVALELASLPSYALVSFLKTDRGSVEAGLKYFLIGALSSAVMAYGISLVYATTGTLLLDDIAAEVAGNQFGGVLGLGILMLAGGFAYKTASVPFHFWAPEAYEGAPAPISAFLSSASKAAGFAVAFRVFTTAFPLDVVSAVAIDWSILFAALAVVTMTLGNFAAATQDEVKRMLAYSSIGHAGYVLMGLAALQSGAADANSWVLGASMTHLLVYGFMNTGAFLFVALVEYWDVGRTFEDYNGLATRAPVACVAMTVFMFSLAGLPVGGGFLSKYLLFAGTVQAGFAWLAAVAAINSALSLFYYSRVVKAIWIEDPSDDLSLDGTPTGLYAAVVAAAVATVVLLVAFDPVAQTAVHAADVLFAL
- a CDS encoding DHH family phosphoesterase — translated: MVSRLVLGCGTTGHAVVEHLSQRRGELFVLDGDASRVESLRNEKVAAEVRDVTDPAEISGLERDVDVVVVATDGAAANRLAAEAAREVYPDAELVAYLGFEATAEDRDALAAVADRVVDPGAAVLDHVEAVATADDGEKLQALRATLEGIDGTLGVFMHDNPDPDAIATAVGLSRIAEEFGVETEACYFGEISHQENRAFVNLLDLEVRNVTAGEEFDFGAIALVDHSAPGVNDQLDPETDVDIVVDHHPPNDDVDADFVDIRPELGAASTILVEYVRGFGLDVETAVATALLYGIRVDTDDFAREITTDDFEAGAWLLDRADTDVLERIESPSVSADTLDTIARGIRNRELDGSVLASCVGAISDRDTLAQAADRLLAMRGVTVTFVYGYTDGTIYVSARARGNDVDLGAVLRSAFGELGSAGGHADMAGAQLPLGLFDEVGEDAEHTLTEMVEDVVATRFFEEIRGG
- a CDS encoding CBS pair associated ParBc domain-containing protein; amino-acid sequence: MDSALDHNGAKPTVDDYMTRDVATVSPDDTVRDVATRISESEHNGFPVTEGRRVEGFVSARDLLLSEPDELVFKVMSDELIVAHPEMKVTDAARVILRSGIQKLPVVDDAGNLVGIISNSDVIRSQIERATPEKVGKLQRTLETIHGIEATEERRTVQLDELVPTQGKVYADELEGRQYELEHGLAEPLVVIDNGGVELLLADGHHRVMAAERAGIEEMDAYVIALERRVDLGMARTADKEGLESISDIDVVDYAHHPLVETIERLQ
- the nuoL gene encoding NADH-quinone oxidoreductase subunit L, with amino-acid sequence MVGATELTPAIPLLPFAAFLVALLVGHFAPRLLPKGGAIPGILATAGSLLLSVWAFVAVSGGGYHAQDIYTWVVGQNTFSLHFGVLVDPLSAMMLVIVSLVAVLVHVFSLGYMNDEGETGLPRYYAGLGLFTFSMLSFVVADNLLMAFMFFELVGLCSFLLIGFHFREPGPPSAAKKAFLVTRFGDYFFLIGVVGILATFGTARFVAVGEGVHSFPHLAEQALAAAGGEGTMPEHVAQFLDVVGMKAQTWFAILGLLVLGGVVGKSAQFPLHTWLPDAMEGPTPVSALIHAATMVAAGVYLVARMYGFYALLPTVLAIIAFVGGFTALFAASMGVVKDELKQVLAYSTISQYGYMMLGLGTGGYIAATFHLMTHAFFKALLFLGAGSVIIAMHHNEDMWDMGGLKEKMPVTYYTFLAGSLALAGIVPFSGFWSKDEILYEALIYGAGDSPILLAAYAMGLLAVFFTGFYTFRMVFLTFHGDARSDTARDPHGVRWNVKLPLVVLGILAATTGLVNMTPVAELTGRHIEFLHQWLVIPEASDFAALGYEHYHHLLEDFAGYHAADIGPLVPGAVSLALALGGAGLAWVLYNVDSPTEHTEKLGGVKTVLYNNYYQDEYQVWLAEGVTLPLARAADTFDQGIVDGVVNGVSSVSLFAGSRIKRIQDGLVTHYAALLTLSLVVLLVAFGLLGGWF
- a CDS encoding complex I subunit 4 family protein, which encodes MLIEALIAVTLVSAVAVMLAPDKVAGKLAFALSLLPVAGSLWMFAQFNASGNALFESGSLAFETTAKWISVGPYALNWHVGLDGISMPLVVLSTLLTSLAILSAWTPIQERQSQFYSLMLFMLASLLGVFTALDFFVWFVFWEFVLVPMYFLIGIWGGPRRKYAAIKFFVYTNVASLLMFIGFVALVFALPVQTMDLPAIAAALDAGNFQTTYGLGAETLKVVAFFAMFIGFAVKVPMVPLHTWLPDAHVQAPTPASVMLAGVLLKMGTYALLRFNFTLLPGVARDYAVLIAALAVLSVIYGAMLALAQQDLKRIVAYSSVSSMGYVLLGLVAYNVWGLGGATFQMVAHGLISGLMFMCVGVIYNAAHTRMVGDLSGIADKMPVTAAVFVAAAFGYMGLPLMAGFAGELFIFLGGFSATFPYAQLFTALAMFGIVVVAGYLLFAMQRVLFGPFSADTDYDIVPAAPHDAVAIVVLVVLVVVLGTVPEVFYGMIQDAVNPMVDSLPEATAFLTGGEL